A region of Nocardioides sp. JS614 DNA encodes the following proteins:
- a CDS encoding response regulator transcription factor, with amino-acid sequence MTTPTAPRPRVLVVDDDKAVRESLRRSLEFNGYEVVLAADGAEALAGISAAAPDVVVMDVMMPRLDGLETTRALRTAGNDLPILVLTARDAVGDRVEGLDAGADDYLTKPFALQELLARLRALLRRVVPHEDATDEMLSFSDLSMDVGTREVRRGERVIELTRTEFALLEMFLRRPRRVLERSFILEEVWGYDFPTTANSLEVYVGYLRRKTEAEGEARLIHTVRGVGYVLKES; translated from the coding sequence GTGACCACGCCCACTGCTCCCCGGCCGCGTGTGCTCGTCGTCGACGACGACAAGGCCGTGCGCGAGTCACTGCGGCGGTCGCTGGAGTTCAACGGCTACGAGGTCGTGCTCGCGGCCGACGGCGCCGAGGCGCTGGCCGGCATCTCCGCCGCCGCCCCGGACGTGGTCGTGATGGACGTGATGATGCCCCGCCTCGACGGGCTGGAGACCACCCGGGCGCTGCGCACCGCCGGCAACGACCTGCCGATCCTGGTGCTCACCGCCCGCGACGCGGTGGGCGACCGGGTCGAGGGCCTCGACGCCGGCGCGGACGACTACCTCACCAAGCCCTTCGCCCTCCAGGAGCTGCTGGCCCGGCTGCGGGCCCTGCTCCGGCGGGTGGTCCCGCACGAGGACGCCACCGACGAGATGCTCTCCTTCTCGGACCTGTCGATGGACGTCGGCACCCGTGAGGTCCGCCGCGGCGAGCGGGTGATCGAGCTGACCCGCACCGAGTTCGCGCTGCTGGAGATGTTCCTGCGCCGGCCGCGCCGGGTGCTGGAGCGCTCCTTCATCCTCGAGGAGGTGTGGGGCTACGACTTCCCGACGACCGCGAACTCCCTCGAGGTGTACGTCGGCTACCTGCGCCGCAAGACCGAGGCGGAGGGCGAGGCGCGGCTGATCCACACCGTCCGCGGCGTGGGCTACGTGCTGAAGGAATCGTGA
- a CDS encoding sensor histidine kinase has product MTVFPPVPPDGRWHYRRSLASRVTLLTTIAVGVTVAFVAAGAYLTVRMQMQTTLDDSLVERATTASLDLCQNDLHIPDEYLGAADVWVACLQGGIGVATSVDKSSPISLLGSPEAAVVGGERQQSLRTVVSKDGDTHWRVIALRRDGGQTMILAQSLESQQNVLNRLGIVMFLFGLAGVIAAGMAGWAVARNGLRPVRRLTSSVEQIARTEDLRPLPIEGDDEIARLATAFNQMLAALAASRDRQRQLVADAGHELRTPLTSLRTNLDLLGQADRGGVDLPSEARAELLDDVAAQIEEMTTLIGDLMELARDEPLTHVVEPVDVPELVDRAIARVRRRAAGVTFDVVAEPWFVVGESAGLERAVTNLLDNAAKWSPAGGTVRVRLAGGVLTVDDDGPGISEEDLPHVFDRFYRSQESRSMPGSGLGLSIVRQVAERHSGTVWAGAAPTGGARLTLWLPGSRAPVPDWTPAS; this is encoded by the coding sequence GTGACCGTCTTCCCGCCGGTCCCTCCGGACGGGCGGTGGCACTACCGCCGCTCGCTCGCCAGTCGGGTCACGCTGCTCACCACCATCGCGGTCGGCGTCACGGTCGCGTTCGTCGCCGCCGGCGCCTACCTCACGGTCCGGATGCAGATGCAGACGACCCTCGACGACTCCCTCGTCGAGCGGGCCACCACCGCCTCGCTCGACCTGTGCCAGAACGACCTGCACATCCCCGACGAGTACCTCGGCGCCGCGGACGTCTGGGTCGCCTGCCTGCAGGGCGGCATCGGGGTCGCGACCTCGGTCGACAAGAGCTCGCCGATCAGCCTGCTGGGCTCGCCGGAGGCGGCCGTGGTCGGTGGGGAGCGCCAGCAGTCGCTGCGCACCGTGGTCAGCAAGGACGGCGACACCCACTGGCGGGTGATCGCGCTGCGCCGCGACGGCGGCCAAACGATGATCCTGGCCCAGTCGCTGGAGTCGCAGCAGAACGTGCTCAACCGGCTCGGCATCGTGATGTTCCTCTTCGGCCTCGCCGGCGTGATCGCCGCCGGCATGGCCGGCTGGGCGGTGGCCCGCAACGGGCTCCGGCCGGTGCGGCGGCTCACCTCGTCGGTGGAGCAGATCGCCCGCACCGAGGACCTGCGCCCGCTGCCGATCGAGGGCGACGACGAGATCGCCCGGCTCGCCACCGCGTTCAACCAGATGCTGGCGGCGCTGGCGGCCTCCCGCGACCGGCAGCGCCAGCTGGTCGCCGACGCCGGCCACGAGCTGCGCACCCCGCTCACCTCGCTGCGCACCAACCTCGACCTGCTGGGCCAGGCCGACCGGGGTGGCGTCGACCTCCCGTCGGAGGCGCGCGCCGAGCTGCTCGACGACGTGGCCGCCCAGATCGAGGAGATGACCACGCTGATCGGCGACCTGATGGAGCTCGCCCGGGACGAGCCGCTCACCCACGTGGTCGAGCCGGTCGACGTACCCGAGCTGGTCGACCGGGCCATCGCGCGGGTCCGCCGCCGCGCGGCCGGCGTGACCTTCGACGTGGTCGCCGAGCCCTGGTTCGTCGTCGGCGAGAGCGCCGGGCTCGAGCGCGCCGTCACGAACCTGCTCGACAACGCGGCGAAGTGGAGCCCGGCCGGCGGGACCGTGCGGGTCCGGCTGGCGGGCGGCGTGCTCACCGTCGACGACGACGGGCCGGGGATCTCCGAGGAGGACCTGCCGCACGTCTTCGACCGGTTCTACCGCTCGCAGGAGTCGCGGTCGATGCCCGGCTCCGGGCTGGGGCTCTCCATCGTGCGCCAGGTCGCCGAACGGCACTCCGGCACCGTGTGGGCGGGGGCCGCGCCGACCGGCGGTGCCCGGCTCACGCTGTGGCTGCCCGGCTCCCGCGCGCCCGTCCCGGACTGGACGCCCGCGTCGTGA
- a CDS encoding DUF3558 domain-containing protein, producing MRRALPAAVLLAAGLLTAACSSGSAGSEADPGSAASDASAALSEATDVGWSPCDGLDAAQVSRFAAEPMAEQTGTTDQPRCAFTPVAEGGPAFDVNYLFFDGGLDEAWRTMGPIRGRVSRIAVPGADAARLVVHARRPAVLVTGFVQSGGLVQSVNAVQLRPYDEQQVVAATRRLLAALVRAAPERP from the coding sequence GTGAGGCGCGCGCTGCCGGCCGCCGTGCTCCTGGCGGCGGGGCTGCTCACCGCCGCCTGCTCGTCCGGTTCCGCGGGCTCCGAGGCCGACCCCGGGTCGGCGGCGTCGGACGCCTCGGCGGCGCTGTCCGAGGCGACCGACGTGGGCTGGAGCCCCTGCGACGGGCTGGACGCCGCGCAGGTGAGCCGGTTCGCCGCCGAGCCGATGGCCGAGCAGACCGGGACCACCGACCAGCCGCGGTGCGCGTTCACGCCGGTGGCCGAGGGTGGCCCGGCGTTCGACGTGAACTACCTCTTCTTCGACGGCGGCCTCGACGAGGCGTGGCGGACGATGGGCCCGATCCGCGGCCGGGTGAGCCGGATCGCCGTGCCCGGCGCCGACGCCGCGCGCCTGGTCGTGCACGCGCGCCGCCCCGCGGTGCTCGTCACCGGCTTCGTGCAGAGCGGCGGCCTGGTGCAGAGCGTGAACGCCGTCCAGCTCCGCCCGTACGACGAGCAGCAGGTCGTCGCCGCGACCCGGCGGCTGCTCGCGGCCCTGGTGCGCGCGGCCCCCGAACGCCCCTGA
- a CDS encoding acyl-CoA thioesterase domain-containing protein, whose product MAPVTLSFFTRRDDRATELVPRQLACSMWSKDQMHGVALSGALAWAAERRLAEAGRTDLRPARWAVDLFRPARMVPCTLSAEIEREGRRICLVDVILSQDGERVARGTATFLRPSESTDGEVWEPAERPQPPAPEVVPPSTVPRAPYVRSSADWSQDFLAHQNAARKATWSTAVPVVAGEPVTGFQAAAATADGASMVTNWGTRGIEYINTDITLTLAREPEGVEIGLLATDRVEHDGIAVGTAAVFDRRGPLGSVLVAALANARRTVDLGSVTYTDDGRRSNR is encoded by the coding sequence ATGGCGCCCGTGACGCTCTCGTTCTTCACCCGGCGCGACGACCGGGCGACCGAGCTGGTGCCCCGGCAGCTGGCGTGCAGCATGTGGAGCAAGGACCAGATGCACGGCGTCGCGCTCAGCGGCGCCCTGGCCTGGGCCGCGGAGCGGCGGCTGGCGGAGGCCGGCCGCACCGACCTGCGCCCGGCACGCTGGGCGGTCGACCTGTTCCGGCCGGCCCGGATGGTGCCGTGCACGCTGAGCGCGGAGATCGAGCGGGAGGGCCGCCGGATCTGCCTGGTCGACGTGATCCTGTCCCAGGACGGGGAGCGGGTCGCCCGCGGCACCGCCACGTTCCTCCGGCCCTCGGAGAGCACCGACGGCGAGGTGTGGGAGCCGGCCGAGCGGCCGCAGCCCCCGGCACCGGAGGTGGTCCCGCCCTCGACGGTCCCGCGGGCGCCCTACGTGCGCTCCTCGGCCGACTGGTCCCAGGACTTCCTCGCCCACCAGAACGCCGCCCGGAAGGCCACCTGGAGCACGGCGGTCCCGGTGGTCGCCGGTGAACCGGTCACCGGCTTCCAGGCCGCGGCCGCCACCGCCGACGGCGCCAGCATGGTGACCAACTGGGGCACCCGCGGCATCGAGTACATCAACACCGACATCACGCTGACCCTCGCGCGTGAGCCGGAGGGCGTCGAGATCGGGCTGCTGGCCACCGACCGGGTCGAGCACGACGGCATCGCGGTCGGGACGGCGGCCGTGTTCGACCGGCGCGGGCCCCTGGGCAGCGTGCTGGTCGCGGCGCTCGCGAACGCCCGCCGTACCGTCGACCTCGGGTCGGTCACCTACACCGACGACGGCCGGCGCAGCAATCGTTGA
- the rocD gene encoding ornithine--oxo-acid transaminase, translating to MTGTETTEASILPLSDTQAHVELTESYAAHNYHPLRVVLSSGEGAWVTDVEGRRYLDCLAGYSALNFGHSHPRLVARATEQLTRLTLTSRAFYNDQLGPFARDLAALTGKELILPMNSGAEAVETAIKVARKWAYLVKGVPESQATIVAMEGNFHGRTTTIVSFSNDAAATAHYAPYTPGFRLVPYGDLEALAAAVDETTAAVLLEPVQGEAGVIVPPEGYLQGVRALCNSSGVLMLADEIQSGLARTGRTFACDHEDVVPDVYILGKALGGGLYPVSAIAADGDVLSVITPGTHGSTFGGNPLAAAIGREVIAMLDTGEFQERAATLGARLAAGLGGLVGQGIDTVRTRGLWAGVDISPDLATGRHVCEQLLDLGILAKEAHGQTVRLAPPLVASEDDVDLLVGAFAQICSD from the coding sequence ATGACGGGCACCGAGACCACCGAGGCGAGCATCCTGCCGCTCAGCGACACCCAGGCTCACGTCGAGCTGACCGAGTCCTACGCGGCGCACAACTACCACCCGCTGCGGGTGGTGCTGTCCTCCGGTGAGGGCGCCTGGGTCACCGACGTCGAGGGCCGTCGCTACCTCGACTGCCTGGCCGGCTACAGCGCGCTGAACTTCGGGCACTCCCACCCCCGCCTGGTCGCCCGGGCCACCGAGCAGCTGACCCGGCTGACGCTGACCTCGCGGGCCTTCTACAACGACCAGCTCGGCCCGTTCGCGCGCGACCTCGCCGCGCTGACCGGCAAGGAGCTGATCCTGCCGATGAACTCCGGTGCCGAGGCCGTGGAGACCGCGATCAAGGTGGCCCGCAAGTGGGCCTACCTGGTCAAGGGGGTGCCGGAGTCGCAGGCGACGATCGTCGCGATGGAGGGCAACTTCCACGGCCGCACGACCACGATCGTCTCGTTCTCGAACGACGCGGCGGCCACGGCCCACTACGCGCCGTACACGCCCGGCTTCCGGCTGGTGCCGTACGGCGACCTCGAGGCGCTCGCGGCCGCGGTCGACGAGACGACCGCCGCGGTGCTGCTCGAGCCGGTGCAGGGCGAGGCCGGCGTGATCGTGCCGCCCGAGGGCTACCTCCAGGGCGTGCGGGCGCTGTGCAACTCCAGCGGCGTGCTGATGCTGGCCGACGAGATCCAGTCCGGCCTGGCGCGCACCGGCCGGACCTTCGCCTGCGACCACGAGGACGTGGTCCCCGACGTCTACATCCTCGGCAAGGCGCTGGGCGGCGGCCTCTACCCGGTCTCGGCGATCGCCGCGGACGGCGACGTGCTCTCCGTGATCACCCCGGGCACCCACGGCTCGACCTTCGGCGGCAACCCGCTGGCGGCCGCGATCGGCCGCGAGGTGATCGCGATGCTGGACACCGGCGAGTTCCAGGAGCGCGCCGCGACCCTCGGCGCGCGGCTGGCGGCCGGCCTCGGCGGGCTGGTCGGCCAGGGCATCGACACGGTCCGCACCCGCGGGCTGTGGGCGGGGGTCGACATCAGCCCCGACCTGGCCACCGGGCGGCACGTGTGCGAGCAGCTGCTCGACCTCGGCATCCTCGCCAAGGAGGCGCACGGCCAGACGGTGCGGCTCGCGCCGCCGCTGGTCGCCTCCGAGGACGACGTCGACCTGCTGGTCGGCGCGTTCGCGCAGATCTGCTCGGACTGA
- a CDS encoding sialidase family protein, translated as MAIHRHPSRLHRGIAVLAAVSAAVLPLALASVAEAAAGPDGPVSVDSPYVKANGAAPSTGDAITTCGTNRRQQNEPTAAVDPGNPSIVTSGSNDYCTVELAGGTWAGFYRSTDGGGTWTDSLLPGYPTDSSAEGLASPLHQRGITNAGDPVQAWDRDGRLFYMGNAFNRVAPQNGSVWVATYDQHAAHYVRTVIVGKGTPALSGKFNDKTSIEVDRGLSSAFAGNVYVAWSVFQGGGNNEIMFARSTDHGRTFSNPTRISEGSLGNQFADIAVTRDGTVYVAWNGTVGSRATGHDAMLWVRSTDGGRSFTKPAVAAEFDGFDAADSAGHPEAAQQAHEDAFEHADGPESDVEPGSAGDSRDCGSGPFACRSGFVFFRHDSQPRITADPADASNTVYMVYDATIPSTEVPSTSTYNTAPVRNGTLMVGQGAVYLTMKVGDGGWATPRLLAPTPVGHQLFPDISADGGYLFALWHDSRNDPGYSVQNPPGNASATDDAGFHLPTIGLDTYGASSADGGTTWSLVRLSSGSQLPNYEMFGDRRVPFHGDYNYVSSVGNFAFGTWTDTRQVVGGDDPRYDGGEGFDVLQCRTASTDGSFGADTCPNAGGLDQDVFGAAFSH; from the coding sequence ATGGCCATCCACCGTCACCCCAGCCGCCTCCACCGAGGCATCGCAGTGCTCGCAGCCGTCTCGGCCGCCGTCCTTCCGCTCGCCCTCGCCTCGGTCGCCGAGGCCGCCGCCGGGCCCGACGGCCCGGTCAGCGTCGACAGCCCCTACGTGAAGGCCAACGGCGCGGCGCCGTCGACCGGAGACGCCATCACCACCTGCGGCACCAACCGCCGGCAGCAGAACGAGCCGACCGCCGCGGTCGACCCCGGCAACCCGAGCATCGTCACCTCCGGGTCGAACGACTACTGCACCGTCGAGCTCGCCGGTGGCACCTGGGCCGGCTTCTACCGGTCCACCGACGGGGGCGGCACCTGGACGGACTCGCTGCTGCCCGGCTACCCCACCGACAGCTCGGCGGAGGGCCTCGCGAGCCCGCTGCACCAGCGCGGCATCACCAACGCCGGTGACCCGGTACAGGCGTGGGACCGCGACGGCCGCCTGTTCTACATGGGCAACGCGTTCAACCGCGTTGCGCCCCAGAACGGCAGCGTCTGGGTCGCGACCTACGACCAGCACGCCGCGCACTACGTGCGCACGGTGATCGTCGGCAAGGGCACCCCGGCGCTGTCCGGGAAGTTCAACGACAAGACCTCGATCGAGGTCGACCGGGGACTGTCGAGCGCGTTCGCCGGCAACGTCTACGTCGCCTGGAGCGTGTTCCAGGGGGGCGGCAACAACGAGATCATGTTCGCCCGGTCCACCGACCACGGGCGGACCTTCAGCAACCCGACCCGGATCTCCGAGGGCTCGCTCGGCAACCAGTTCGCCGACATCGCGGTGACCCGGGACGGCACGGTCTACGTCGCATGGAACGGCACGGTGGGCAGTCGCGCCACCGGCCACGACGCGATGCTGTGGGTCCGCTCGACCGACGGCGGCCGCAGCTTCACCAAGCCCGCTGTGGCGGCGGAGTTCGACGGCTTCGACGCCGCCGACTCGGCGGGCCACCCCGAGGCGGCCCAGCAGGCGCACGAGGACGCGTTCGAGCACGCCGACGGTCCGGAGTCCGACGTGGAGCCCGGCTCGGCCGGAGACTCCCGCGACTGCGGCTCCGGCCCCTTCGCGTGCCGGAGCGGCTTCGTGTTCTTCCGGCACGACAGCCAGCCGAGGATCACCGCCGACCCCGCGGACGCCTCCAACACCGTCTACATGGTGTACGACGCCACGATCCCCTCGACCGAGGTCCCGTCGACGTCGACGTACAACACCGCACCGGTGCGCAACGGCACGCTGATGGTCGGACAGGGTGCGGTCTACCTGACCATGAAGGTCGGCGACGGCGGCTGGGCGACGCCGCGGCTGCTCGCACCGACCCCGGTCGGTCACCAGCTGTTCCCGGACATCAGCGCCGACGGCGGATACCTGTTCGCGCTCTGGCACGACAGCCGCAACGACCCCGGCTACAGCGTCCAGAACCCGCCGGGCAACGCGTCGGCGACCGACGACGCCGGCTTCCACCTGCCGACGATCGGGCTCGACACGTACGGCGCGTCCTCGGCCGACGGCGGCACGACCTGGTCGCTGGTCCGGTTGTCGTCGGGCTCGCAGCTGCCGAACTACGAGATGTTCGGTGACCGCCGGGTCCCGTTCCACGGCGACTACAACTACGTGTCGAGCGTCGGGAACTTCGCCTTCGGCACCTGGACCGACACCCGGCAGGTGGTCGGCGGTGACGACCCGCGCTACGACGGTGGGGAGGGGTTCGACGTCCTGCAGTGCCGGACCGCGAGCACGGACGGCAGCTTCGGCGCCGACACTTGCCCGAACGCGGGAGGCCTCGACCAGGACGTCTTCGGCGCGGCGTTCAGCCACTGA
- a CDS encoding IS110 family transposase, whose product MVVQAVPVTLSTVVVAVDVGKTEFAFSVTDATRTLLLKPRTGCPMTGPSLAQVVADIARLLPIDAVVKVGIEAAGHYHRPLLMTGAWPGTWEVLELNPGHVTEQRRVLGKRTIKTDVIDLQAMTELLLAGRGQPVRDRSLVFGELTAWSAHRVGRVALRTATKNQLLGHLDRTFPGLTLALPNVLATKVGRLVATEFPDPARLAALGSSRFIRFGATRGLQIRRPVADRLVQAARDALPTTDAAVARAVLAADLALLDDLDAQVDQATEQLARLLPRSPFAPLLTVPGWGAVRAGNYGGALGDPARFDNHRQIYRTAGLNPIQYESAGRRRDSVISREGSVELRRALIDLGVGLWLSEPAAKVYGAQLRDRGKKGLVIACAMANRANRIAFALVRDQSTYDPSRWIREG is encoded by the coding sequence ATGGTTGTTCAGGCTGTTCCGGTCACGTTGTCGACGGTCGTCGTCGCGGTCGATGTTGGCAAGACTGAGTTCGCGTTCTCGGTCACCGATGCCACCCGGACATTGCTCCTCAAGCCGCGGACCGGCTGCCCGATGACCGGGCCGTCGCTGGCACAGGTCGTGGCCGACATCGCCCGGTTGCTCCCGATCGATGCGGTGGTCAAGGTCGGTATCGAGGCGGCCGGGCATTACCACCGGCCGTTGCTGATGACAGGGGCGTGGCCGGGGACCTGGGAGGTGCTCGAGCTCAATCCGGGTCATGTCACCGAGCAGCGTCGGGTGCTGGGCAAACGCACCATCAAGACCGACGTGATCGATCTTCAGGCGATGACCGAGCTGCTGCTGGCCGGTCGCGGTCAGCCGGTCCGGGACCGCTCGCTGGTGTTCGGGGAGTTGACGGCGTGGTCGGCGCATCGGGTCGGCCGGGTGGCGTTGCGGACAGCGACGAAGAACCAGCTGCTCGGACATCTGGACCGGACCTTCCCCGGGCTGACCCTGGCGCTGCCGAATGTGCTGGCCACCAAGGTCGGCCGGCTTGTCGCCACAGAGTTCCCCGATCCGGCACGGCTGGCCGCGTTGGGCAGCAGCCGGTTCATCCGCTTCGGAGCGACCCGGGGCCTGCAGATCCGCCGGCCCGTGGCTGACAGGCTGGTCCAAGCCGCTCGCGATGCGTTGCCCACCACCGATGCAGCTGTCGCCCGCGCCGTCCTTGCCGCTGACCTCGCGCTGCTCGACGACCTGGACGCGCAAGTCGACCAGGCCACCGAGCAGCTGGCTCGACTGCTGCCCCGTAGCCCGTTCGCGCCGCTGCTGACGGTCCCAGGATGGGGCGCGGTCCGGGCCGGAAACTACGGCGGCGCCCTGGGGGACCCGGCCCGATTCGACAACCACCGGCAGATCTACCGCACCGCCGGACTCAACCCGATCCAGTACGAGTCCGCCGGAAGACGTCGCGACAGTGTCATCAGCCGCGAGGGCAGTGTCGAGCTGCGTCGCGCGCTGATCGACCTGGGAGTGGGGTTGTGGCTCAGTGAGCCCGCCGCCAAGGTCTACGGTGCGCAGCTTCGTGACCGTGGCAAGAAGGGTCTGGTCATCGCCTGCGCGATGGCCAACCGCGCGAACCGGATCGCGTTCGCTCTGGTCCGCGACCAGAGCACTTACGATCCCAGCAGGTGGATCCGGGAGGGCTGA
- the zwf gene encoding glucose-6-phosphate dehydrogenase: protein MENPHVIVLFGATGDLSRRKLLPGLLRLWQAGLIQDARIVGTSLEDVDTETFVKIARTACEEFGQSRFDEADWARFSRMLRYVPQSAGPAALAEAVRGCRADLGAPGRDVDCLHYLSVPPKAALDVVRQLDEAGLAAHSRIVMEKPFGTDLASAERLNARLHEVFDESQIFRIDHFLGKEAAQNILAFRFANGLFEPIWNRNFIDHVQIDVPETLGLEGRTRFYETTGAYRDMVVTHLMQVLAFMAMEPPTSLAPDPISDEKLKVFRSMRPIEPRNVVRGQYAGYRDHPEVADDSDTETFVALKVEIDNWRWAGVPFFLRTGKKLAEGARIISIAFKEPPLAMFPAGSNAGTQGPDHLTFDLADQSRMSLSFYGKRPGPGMKLEKLSMQFATHETMSSGGVLEAYERLIHDAIRGDHTLFTTADGIETLWEKSMPLLENPPPVRTYAPGSWGPNAIHQLIAPHAWRLPFERSWRESKDPYDA, encoded by the coding sequence ATGGAGAACCCGCACGTCATCGTGCTCTTCGGAGCCACCGGCGACCTCTCCCGGCGCAAGCTGTTGCCGGGGCTGCTCCGCCTGTGGCAGGCCGGCCTGATCCAGGACGCCCGCATCGTCGGCACGTCGCTGGAGGACGTCGACACCGAGACGTTCGTGAAGATCGCCCGGACCGCCTGCGAGGAGTTCGGGCAGAGCCGGTTCGACGAGGCGGACTGGGCCCGGTTCAGCCGGATGCTGCGCTACGTCCCCCAGTCCGCCGGCCCGGCCGCCCTCGCCGAGGCGGTCCGCGGCTGCCGGGCCGACCTGGGCGCACCGGGCCGCGACGTCGACTGCCTGCACTACCTCAGCGTGCCGCCGAAGGCCGCGCTCGACGTGGTCCGCCAGCTCGACGAGGCGGGCCTGGCCGCGCACTCGCGGATCGTCATGGAGAAGCCGTTCGGCACCGACCTGGCCTCGGCCGAGCGGCTCAACGCCCGGCTGCACGAGGTCTTCGACGAGAGCCAGATCTTCCGCATCGACCACTTCCTCGGCAAGGAGGCGGCCCAGAACATCCTCGCCTTCCGCTTCGCGAACGGCCTGTTCGAGCCGATCTGGAACCGCAACTTCATCGACCACGTGCAGATCGACGTACCCGAGACCCTCGGCCTCGAGGGCCGCACCAGGTTCTACGAGACCACCGGCGCCTACCGCGACATGGTCGTCACCCACCTGATGCAGGTGCTCGCGTTCATGGCGATGGAGCCGCCGACGTCGCTCGCGCCGGACCCGATCAGCGACGAGAAGCTCAAGGTGTTCCGTTCGATGCGCCCGATCGAGCCGCGGAACGTGGTGCGCGGCCAGTACGCCGGCTACCGCGACCACCCCGAGGTCGCCGACGACTCCGACACCGAGACGTTCGTGGCCCTCAAGGTCGAGATCGACAACTGGCGCTGGGCCGGGGTGCCGTTCTTCCTGCGCACCGGGAAGAAGCTGGCCGAGGGGGCGCGGATCATCTCGATCGCGTTCAAGGAGCCGCCGCTGGCGATGTTCCCGGCCGGGTCCAACGCCGGCACCCAGGGCCCCGACCACCTCACCTTCGACCTGGCCGACCAGTCGCGGATGTCGCTGTCCTTCTACGGCAAGCGTCCCGGTCCAGGCATGAAGCTGGAGAAGCTCTCCATGCAGTTCGCCACCCACGAGACGATGTCGTCGGGCGGGGTGCTGGAGGCCTACGAGCGGCTGATCCACGACGCGATCCGCGGCGACCACACGCTGTTCACGACCGCCGACGGCATCGAGACCCTGTGGGAGAAGTCGATGCCGCTGCTGGAGAACCCGCCCCCGGTGCGCACCTACGCGCCCGGCAGCTGGGGGCCCAACGCGATCCACCAGCTGATCGCCCCGCACGCCTGGCGACTGCCGTTCGAGCGGTCCTGGCGCGAGTCCAAGGACCCGTACGACGCCTAG
- a CDS encoding anthranilate synthase component I family protein — translation MSDPALDPALDPARDPVAFFRGVAAAYPRCFWLDGGGAREWSGRRSMVGWLGEDDVSLTYSAARREVRRHVGGSCEVVGDDVFVVLEAELAAGAPDDHWVGYLGYACRPDLPASTGPGLPDAVWMRPAGVRFFDHGLGGQSRNFLGEVPAQQFRFPRFTGETDPAPPAYATAFEEVQEQLRAGNSYEVNLTYRLAHRSGVDPVTAYLRLRELNPAPYAGFLQHDVRDVPDARAWLLSSSPERYALVTADRSIETKPIKGTTLRGATPAEDEASRHRLATDSKFRAENLMIVDLLRNDLSMVCRPGTVSVPALMDVESYATVHQLVSTVRGELRDDVSTVQALRALFPAGSMTGAPKLRTMQVIEQVEATERGPYAGAFGWVCADGRADLGVVIRSLASTGDGAYLLGTGGGITVRSEVAEEYAESRWKADRLLAALG, via the coding sequence GTGAGCGACCCCGCCCTCGACCCCGCCCTCGATCCCGCACGCGACCCGGTGGCGTTCTTCCGCGGCGTGGCGGCGGCGTACCCGCGCTGCTTCTGGCTCGACGGTGGCGGTGCCCGGGAGTGGTCGGGTCGTCGGTCGATGGTCGGCTGGCTGGGCGAGGACGACGTGTCGCTGACCTACTCCGCGGCCCGCCGGGAGGTGCGCCGGCACGTCGGCGGCAGCTGCGAGGTGGTCGGCGACGACGTGTTCGTCGTACTCGAGGCCGAGCTGGCCGCCGGCGCGCCCGATGACCACTGGGTGGGCTACCTCGGCTACGCCTGCCGCCCGGACCTGCCCGCCTCGACCGGTCCCGGCCTGCCCGACGCCGTGTGGATGCGGCCGGCGGGCGTCCGGTTCTTCGACCACGGACTGGGCGGGCAATCCCGGAACTTCCTGGGGGAAGTTCCGGCCCAACAGTTCCGGTTTCCCCGGTTCACCGGGGAAACCGACCCGGCCCCGCCCGCCTACGCCACCGCGTTCGAGGAGGTGCAGGAGCAGCTGCGGGCGGGGAACAGCTACGAGGTCAACCTGACCTACCGGCTGGCGCATCGCAGCGGGGTGGACCCGGTGACGGCGTACCTGAGGCTGCGCGAGCTCAACCCGGCGCCGTACGCCGGGTTCCTCCAGCACGATGTCCGCGACGTGCCGGACGCCCGGGCCTGGCTGCTCAGCTCCAGCCCGGAGCGCTACGCGCTGGTGACCGCCGACCGGAGCATCGAGACCAAGCCGATCAAGGGCACCACGCTGCGCGGCGCGACCCCCGCCGAGGACGAGGCCAGCCGGCACCGGCTCGCGACCGACTCGAAGTTCCGCGCCGAGAACCTGATGATCGTCGACCTGCTCCGCAACGACCTCTCGATGGTGTGCCGCCCGGGGACCGTGAGCGTGCCGGCGCTGATGGACGTCGAGTCCTACGCGACCGTGCACCAGCTGGTCAGCACCGTCCGCGGCGAGCTGCGCGACGACGTCAGCACGGTGCAGGCGCTGCGCGCGCTGTTCCCGGCCGGCTCGATGACCGGCGCGCCGAAGCTGCGCACCATGCAGGTGATCGAGCAGGTCGAGGCCACCGAGCGCGGCCCGTACGCCGGCGCCTTCGGCTGGGTCTGCGCCGACGGCCGCGCCGACCTCGGCGTGGTCATCCGCAGCCTCGCCAGCACCGGCGACGGCGCCTACCTGCTCGGCACCGGCGGCGGGATCACGGTCCGCTCCGAGGTCGCCGAGGAGTACGCCGAGTCCCGCTGGAAGGCCGACCGGCTGCTGGCTGCGCTCGGCTGA